The Cydia splendana chromosome 8, ilCydSple1.2, whole genome shotgun sequence genome contains a region encoding:
- the LOC134792799 gene encoding syntenin-1-like: MSLYPSLEDMKVDTMARAQMAQHQDPPPYTHNHLPVAAAPSAPAPTGHFYPSLGEYMGLEFSESVIAANMPEYRVQTVQSGGAVSNLIAPLSSQSVSLQKATVTNAIRHVVLCKDADGKCGVRLHSVNSGVFVCYVAAGSPAALAGLRFGDQVLEINDVALAGLTMEKCHELLRKAPVNGITMAVRDRPFERTITLHKDSIGHVGFHFKDGKVVGLVKDSSAARNGMLTDHQLMEVNTINVVEMKDKEISKVIDNSPSVVNITIIPHYIYKHMISKMSSSLFKELDRTPAV; this comes from the exons ATGTCGCTGTACCCTTCTCTGGAGGACATGAAGGTGGACACGATGGCGCGGGCCCAGATGGCCCAGCATCAGGATCCACCACCCTACACTCACAACCACCTGCCAGTGGCAGCTGCCCCATCCGCCCCTGCCCCAACTGGCCACTTCTACCCCTCCTTGGGAGAATACATGGGCCTTGAGTTCTCTGAAAGTGTCATAGCCGCGAATATGCCAGAATATAGAGTGCAAACC GTTCAATCTGGAGGTGCAGTAAGCAACCTGATAGCTCCCCTATCATCTCAGTCAGTGTCCCTACAGAAAGCTACTGTAACCAATGCCATAAGGCATGTGGTTCTCTGCAAAGATGCAGATGGCAAGTGTGGGGTCCGCCTGCATTCTGTCAACAGTGGCGTGTTTGTGTGCTATGTTGCTGCTGGAAGCCCTGCAGCTCTGGCCGGGCTCAGGTTCGGAGACCAAGTGCTGGAAATTAATGATGTAGCACTTGCTGGCTTGACCATGGAGAAGTGCCATGAGTTGTTGCGAAAGGCGCCAGTTAATGGAATCACTATGGCAGTGCGGGACAG GCCTTTTGAGAGGACTATTACCCTGCACAAAGACTCCATTGGACATGTGGGCTTCCACTTCAAAGACGGAAAGGTTGTCGGTCTAGTAAAGGATTCATCTGCAGCCCGTAACGGAATGCTGACCGACCATCAGTTAATGGAAGTGAACACAATCAATGTTGTTGAAATGAAAGATAAAGAGATATCAAAAGTCATTGATAACAGCCCGTCTGTTGTAAACATTACAATTATTCCACACTATATTTACAAGCACATGATAAGCAA gATGTCTTCGTCACTGTTCAAGGAGCTTGACCGTACACCAGCTGTCTaa